AAACACTAGTATTGAATTATCTAGCATTTATTATTACAACTTTTTTACTGGTTATAATTATTGAAAACATCTAACACTTAAATAACTTTTTATGCGTTTTATATTGAAAAATATAACTAGAAATGTGGTATTTTGGAAATCATATAACCCAGTTATAGAAGAATTTGCGTTAATTTGTAAAACTATACAAAAATGAAGACTTATATAAAGTATTATGCAAATAATTTATTTTCGCACTAAAAACATATATGCATATAGTTATATTTGTACCATTACATAATGCCTACTCTTGATAAAAGTTTCAAAAAAGGTCTAGTCATACTAATAACTTTCCTTGATATTTTTTTTTATTATTTTCGTGTTGAGTGACCAAAATGTCTTACATTAACTTGGATGTAATTACATAGCATCTGCACATCTGGACTACGAACACAGAGAAAAGTATTGTGGCTGTATGTATATTTTTTTGAAATGAGGTAAACAAACGAAGAAAAAAGAATCTTGCAACTTAGACAAAAAAAAAAGAATCTTGCAACTCTTGTACAAGCAAAGGAATCAGTATTTTTTTTTAATTAATTAATGGTTCATTAATCTCTGCGTATTTTATTTTTTTTTACAAATTAATAAACAAATTTTGGTATTGAATTTTGATTCAGTAATAGCAATCTACCAATGTAGGAGCAGAAGACAAAACAATAGACTTTTGTTCTTCTCTCCGTTGTGTTTGTCCATGTTCTTGTTCATGTTCTTGCTTTGGAGCAACACTTAATCCGTTGACCCGGTTCTCATCTTCAGGAGCTGGTAGATTCAGATCTAAATCCAACGACACAACCGCACTCCTAGCTCTCTTAACCGGAGCCTGAACCGGATAAACCGGACCGTCAGACATCTGATCGAACGACATAGGCGACAATGACAAAACCGTGTTTGCAGTAGCCGCACTGGCCGGAAGTGCTAATGTCGCGGTTGGGGTGGCTGTGGCTGCTACCCCTGCGCCTCTATGGCGTCTCATGTGACCACCTAAGGCTTGTCCGGACGTGAACTCGGCTCCACATATTCCACATTCATGGACTTTATTGTTATTCGCTTTACCGTACACCACAAGCGATCTATGGTTACTACTGTTGTTAGGAGTTGTGGTGAGGACGTCGTTGAGATGAAGAGAAACGGCGTCGTTGTAGATAGACTTCTTGAGCTCATGAAGACCCGGAGCGGCTTTAGGCTTCTTGTGGCTGGCTCTATGGCCACCAAGAGCTTGGAAAGAAGGAAAAGTTCGGTCACATGTTTTGCATTGGTAAACATAGTAACCAGCTCTGCCTCCACTTGTCGTGGTCCCGTTAGATGAAGATGTCTCTAGAAACCTCCTGCTGCTAGATCTATAAGCATTGCTGCTGTTGTTATTACCGGATTCTTGATAACTTACCATAAGTTGTCTTGTTTGTGGTTGTTGGTGG
This sequence is a window from Brassica oleracea var. oleracea cultivar TO1000 chromosome C1, BOL, whole genome shotgun sequence. Protein-coding genes within it:
- the LOC106301078 gene encoding zinc finger protein ZAT5 — encoded protein: METAEEAISAAKAQALIIKGKRTKRQRPQSPISFSIVAPMSSQEPDAQEESTSLVAKEKSLNDEINYNNNKNDNNILSNGVTSSSSTSSCFNNATLKAAADEEDQDMANCLILLAKGHSLPHHNHNHNHQQPQTRQLMVSYQESGNNNSSNAYRSSSRRFLETSSSNGTTTSGGRAGYYVYQCKTCDRTFPSFQALGGHRASHKKPKAAPGLHELKKSIYNDAVSLHLNDVLTTTPNNSSNHRSLVVYGKANNNKVHECGICGAEFTSGQALGGHMRRHRGAGVAATATPTATLALPASAATANTVLSLSPMSFDQMSDGPVYPVQAPVKRARSAVVSLDLDLNLPAPEDENRVNGLSVAPKQEHEQEHGQTQRREEQKSIVLSSAPTLVDCYY